In Planctomycetia bacterium, the genomic stretch CCACGTTTTAGCGCCCCGTCGATAAAATGCAAGCTCGATCGAATAAATTCACAGCCTCTCCGCGAAAGGTCCGGAGCCTTTCGCGGAGCGAAAGGAGACGATGGGTCACACGACCGTGTGACATCTGCCCGTCACGGCTCAGCGCGGCGACATCACTTCCGACAGCGCCAACTCGTCGAACACGCTCTGTACGGTGCTCGCGTCCACTTCCGGCAGTTCTTGCCCGGCGCCGGCCAGCAAAGCAAGGTTGGCCAATTGTGCGACACGTCGCGGCTGACCGCCGGTCAGCAGGTGTACGCGTTCTAGCGCCGCGTAACTGAATGCGGCCGACCCGCAGCGCGCGGCCGCCAACATCGAGCGCACATAGGCCGCCGTATCGCCGGCGTCCCATGGGTCCAAGTTCACTCGCAACTCCGCGAGTTGCAGCACGCGCTGCCCCAGCCGCGCCGCCAGATCCGGCATGGCGGCGAGCACGATGGTCAATCGCGTTTCAGGCGTTTGTTCCCAATCCAGGAATCGCGCCAACAGCGTCGTTAGCTCCGGCGTGGCTTCGTGCGCATCATCGAACAGCAGCACAGTCGCCCGTTGTTGATAACGTTGCGTCAACAGTAAGTCCATCACCGACCGCCACAGCCACCCGCGCGACGCTTCCCGAGCAGGGTTCAGTCCGCACGCGGCGGCGATTTGCCACAGCGTCTCGTCTTCATCCAACCCTTGGAGATTCACGAGTACGGTCGTCGTCGCGGTGCGTGCCAGGCTGGCGCGCAGCACTTCCAACACCGTGCTCTTACCGGTCCCGCGATCCCCCAGCAACAATCCAACGCGCCGCCCATCGTCGATCAGGAATTGCAGCCTTGCCAGGGCCTCGTCATGCGTTGGACTGGCGAAAAAATGGCGCACGGCGTATCGCGGCGCGAACGGGGAATGCGCGAGCTTCCAGTGTTGTAAGTACATGAATCCCCTCGTTCGGCGAACATGACGCAGCGCGCAGCATCCGCGACCGGACGCTGCCGCACCACTTCCATAATCGGTAGAATCCAGCGATTCACTTCACCTCAAGCCCAGGTCGTCATGGCCGATCGCTATTTCGTCGAACAGGAAATCCAAGCGGCCACGGCACTGCTTACCGGCGCCGAAGCGCATCACCTTTTGCATGTGATGCGCGGAAAAATAGGGGATTCAGTCAAGCTGTTCGACGGCTTGGGCAAGGAATACCTCGCCCAAATTACCCGGCTTGGTCGCCGCGACGTAGAACTGGCGATCTTGAGCACGGAGCAAGTCGACCGAGAACTGCCGTTGCGGATCACGCTTGCGGTCGCACTTCCCCCCGGCGACCGCCAGCAATGGTTGGTCGAAAAAGCTACCGAGCTTGGCGTCGCTCGCCTAGTCCCGCTCCTGACGCAGCGCAGTGGCCAGGTCACCGATTCGATGTTCAACAAGCTGCGCCGCGGTGTCGTCGAAGCCTCGAAACAATGCGGCCGCAATCGCCTAATGGAAATCGCGGCGCCGGTCGCCTGGAGTGATTTCGCGGCAGTAGCCCATGAGGCGGCACGATACATCGCGGAAATCGGCGTTGCTTCCCTTAACCCTGCGACGGAGTCAGCCCGGTGGCGGAAAGAAATCGTCGCCGCCATCGGCCCCGTCGGCGATTGGACCAGCGAGGAACTGGCCCACGCTCATTCCAACAATTGGGAACCCATCGGCCTCGGCCCGCGCATCCTCCGCGTAGAAACCGCCGCCATCTCGCTCGCAGC encodes the following:
- a CDS encoding RsmE family RNA methyltransferase, whose product is MADRYFVEQEIQAATALLTGAEAHHLLHVMRGKIGDSVKLFDGLGKEYLAQITRLGRRDVELAILSTEQVDRELPLRITLAVALPPGDRQQWLVEKATELGVARLVPLLTQRSGQVTDSMFNKLRRGVVEASKQCGRNRLMEIAAPVAWSDFAAVAHEAARYIAEIGVASLNPATESARWRKEIVAAIGPVGDWTSEELAHAHSNNWEPIGLGPRILRVETAAISLAAVLVAHVQGTPPADPPK
- a CDS encoding AAA family ATPase; translated protein: MYLQHWKLAHSPFAPRYAVRHFFASPTHDEALARLQFLIDDGRRVGLLLGDRGTGKSTVLEVLRASLARTATTTVLVNLQGLDEDETLWQIAAACGLNPAREASRGWLWRSVMDLLLTQRYQQRATVLLFDDAHEATPELTTLLARFLDWEQTPETRLTIVLAAMPDLAARLGQRVLQLAELRVNLDPWDAGDTAAYVRSMLAAARCGSAAFSYAALERVHLLTGGQPRRVAQLANLALLAGAGQELPEVDASTVQSVFDELALSEVMSPR